In Trifolium pratense cultivar HEN17-A07 linkage group LG7, ARS_RC_1.1, whole genome shotgun sequence, a genomic segment contains:
- the LOC123895568 gene encoding cellulose synthase A catalytic subunit 7 [UDP-forming]-like isoform X1: protein MDAKSGLFAGSLNSNELVVIQEHNEPKTVKNLDGQVCEICGDSVGRTVDGDLFVACEECGFPVCRPCYEYERREGTQVCPQCHTRYKRIKGSPRVEGDEDEEDIDDIEYEFKMEEERYKLKHEESMRSRDDNENTKYGELPLSSHTGGANFDNKEKTDDWKLQQGNLLIETDAVDPEKAMKDETRQPLSRKVAIPSGRLSPYRMMVVTRLILLILFFEYRIFHPVPEAIGLWFISVSCEIWLALSWMVDQIPKWFPIDRETYLDRLSVRFEPENKPNMLSPIDIFVTTADPIKEPPLVTANTILSILALDYPAHKISCYVSDDGASMLTFEALQETAEFAQKWVPFCKQFSVEPRAPEKYFSEKVDFLKDKIQTTYVKERRTMKREYEEFKVRINALVAKSMRIPAEGWSMKDETPWPGNNTKDHPSMIQIILGHYGGDNKDNELPSLVYISREKRPAFQHHTKAGAMNALLRVSAVLSNAPFVLNLDCNHYVNNSKVVREAMCFFMDIQLGNSIAFVQFPLRFDSLDRNDRYANKNTILFDINLRCLDGIQGPVYIGSGCIFRRKALNGFDPPKAAKRSQIVQVHSKQDENGEDESIIEAADEDKQLLQSDMNTEDKFGKSTLFMNSSLTEEGGVDPSSTQEALLKEAIHVMSCSYEDRTLWGYEVGMSYGSIAADTLTSLKMHTRGWRSIYCMPKRAAFRGTAPINLTERLNQVLRWAVGSLEILFSRHCPLWYGFKEGRLKVLQRIAYINSTVYPFSALPLTIYCIIPAICLLTDKFITPSVGTFASLVFISLFISIFASAILELRWSGVSLEEWWRNQQFWVIGSVSAHLFAIVQSLMGGFLSRLNAHFSIVSKTPDVDGEFNQLYTIRWTVLLIPPTTVTIINLIGIVAGFTDAINSGEHEWGILIGKLFFSSWVIAHLYPFLKGLMGRQNRTPTLIVIWSVLLASIFSLVWVRIDPFVMKTKGPDVKQCGISC from the exons ATGGATGCTAAGAGTGGTCTTTTTGCAGGGTCTCTTAACAGCAATGAACTTGTTGTCATCCAAGAACACAATGAG CCTAAGACAGTGAAGAACTTGGATGGCCAAGTATGTGAGATATGTGGCGATTCTGTAGGGCGGACGGTAGATGGAGACTTATTTGTAGCTTGTGAAGAGTGTGGCTTCCCTGTCTGCAGGCCATGCTATGAGTATGAAAGAAGGGAAGGCACTCAAGTTTGCCCTCAGTGCCATACAAGATACAAGCGTATCAAAG GAAGTCCAAGAGTTGAgggagatgaagatgaagaagatatCGATGACATTGAATACGAATTTAAAATGGAGGAGGAAAGGTACAAGCTTAAGCATGAAGAGAGTATGCGTAGCAGAGATGACAATGAGAATACTAAATATGGGGAGCTGCCCTTATCTTCTCACA CAGGTGGTGCAAATTTTGATAACAAGGAGAAAACAGATGATTGGAAGTTGCAACAAGGCAATCTGTTGATTGAAACTGATGCAGTTGATCCTGAAAAGGCCAT GAAAGATGAAACTAGACAGCCACTTTCAAGGAAAGTGGCAATACCTTCAGGAAGACTCAGCCCTTATAGAATGATGGTTGTGACTAGGCTTATCCTTCTAATACTCTTCTTTGAGTACAGAATCTTCCATCCAGTACCTGAAGCAATTGGACTTTGGTTCATATCTGTATCATGTGAAATCTGGCTCGCATTGTCATGGATGGTTGATCAAATTCCCAAATGGTTTCCCATTGATCGCGAGACATACCTTGATCGCCTTTCAGTCAG GTTTGAACCGGAAAACAAGCCGAACATGCTATCTCCAATTGATATCTTTGTAACAACTGCGGATCCAATCAAGGAACCACCTCTTGTTACAGCGAATACTATTCTTTCAATTTTGGCACTAGATTATCCTGCGCATAAAATCTCATGCTACGTTTCTGATGACGGTGCTTCCATGCTCACCTTTGAAGCTCTTCAAGAAACTGCTGAATTCGCGCAAAAATGGGTACCTTTTTGTAAACAATTCTCTGTAGAGCCTCGAGCACCAGAGAAGTATTTCTCTGAGAAGGTAGATTTTCTGAAGGATAAGATTCAGACCACATATGTAAAGGAACGCCGTACTATGAAG AGAGAATATGAAGAATTTAAGGTGAGAATCAATGCACTTGTGGCAAAATCCATGAGAATTCCTGCAGAAGGATGGAGTATGAAAGATGAGACACCATGGCCAGGAAACAATACAAAAGATCATCCAAGTATGATACAAATCATTCTTGGTCATTATGGAGGAGACAATAAAGATAACGAACTTCCGTCTCTTGTCTACATCTCTAGAGAGAAAAGGCCTGCATTTCAACATCACACAAAAGCTGGCGCAATGAATGCCTTG CTTCGCGTATCGGCTGTGTTGAGCAACGCTCCTTTTGTGCTCAACTTGGATTGTAATCATTATGTGAATAACAGCAAAGTTGTGAGAGAAGCCATGTGTTTCTTTATGGACATTCAACTAGGGAATAGCATTGCCTTTGTTCAGTTTCCTCTAAGATTTGATAGTCTTGATAGAAATGATCGTTATGCCAACAAAAACActattttatttgat ATTAACTTGAGGTGTTTAGATGGAATTCAAGGACCTGTTTATATTGGATCAGGTTGTATATTCAGAAGGAAAGCATTAAATGGCTTTGATCCTCCTAAGGCGGCAAAGCGCTCTCAAATCGTACAAGTACACTCAAAACAGGATGAAAATGGAGAGGATGAAAGCATTATAG aAGCAGCAGATGAAGACAAGCAGCTATTGCAATCAGATATGAATACTGAAGATAAATTTGGAAAGTCTACACTCTTCATGAATTCTTCATTAACAGAAGAAGGTGGTGTAGATCCTTCTTCAACCCAGGAAGCCTTGCTTAAAGAAGCCATTCATGTCATGAGTTGTAGCTACGAAGATCGAACACTTTGGGGATACGAg GTTGGTATGAGCTATGGATCTATAGCAGCAGATACTCTTACAAGTTTAAAGATGCATACTCGCGGTTGGAGATCGATATACTGCATGCCAAAGAGGGCTGCTTTTCGAGGAACAGCACCAATCAATCTTACAGAAAGACTTAACCAAGTACTTAGATGGGCCGTAGGATCACTTGAAATCCTATTCAGCCGCCACTGCCCATTATGGTATGGTTTTAAGGAAGGAAGACTCAAGGTTCTTCAAAGGATTGCCTATATTAACAGCACTGTCTACCCTTTTAGTGCATTACCTCTCACAATCTACTGTATCATTCCTGCCATCTGCTTGCTCACTGATAAATTCATCACACCATCG GTAGGAACTTTTGCAAGTCTAGTATTCATTTCTCTATTCATCTCAATCTTTGCTTCTGCCATTCTTGAACTAAGATGGAGTGGAGTTAGTCTTGAGGAATGGTGGAGAAATCAACAATTTTGGGTCATTGGAAGTGTATCAGCACATCTCTTTGCAATTGTACAAAGCCTAATGGGAGGATTCCTTAGTAGACTCAATGCACATTTCAGCATTGTATCGAAGACACCGGACGTCGATGGCGAGTTTAACCAATTATACACAATTAGATGGACAGTACTACTAATACCTCCAACCACAGTCACAATAATCAACCTTATTGGTATTGTTGCTGGTTTCACTGATGCTATAAATAGTGGAGAACATGAATGGGGAATATTGATTGGGAAATTGTTCTTTTCTTCATGGGTTATTGCTCACCTTTATCCTTTCCTTAAAGGACTAATGGGAAGACAAAATAGAACACCAACACTTATAGTTATTTGGTCTGTTCTTTTGGCTTCTATTTTCTCTTTGGTGTGGGTAAGAATTGACCCTTTTGTGATGAAAACTAAAGGGCCTGATGTTAAACAGTGTGGAATTAGTTGCTGA
- the LOC123895568 gene encoding cellulose synthase A catalytic subunit 7 [UDP-forming]-like isoform X2: MDAKSGLFAGSLNSNELVVIQEHNEPKTVKNLDGQVCEICGDSVGRTVDGDLFVACEECGFPVCRPCYEYERREGTQVCPQCHTRYKRIKGSPRVEGDEDEEDIDDIEYEFKMEEERYKLKHEESMRSRDDNENTKYGELPLSSHSGANFDNKEKTDDWKLQQGNLLIETDAVDPEKAMKDETRQPLSRKVAIPSGRLSPYRMMVVTRLILLILFFEYRIFHPVPEAIGLWFISVSCEIWLALSWMVDQIPKWFPIDRETYLDRLSVRFEPENKPNMLSPIDIFVTTADPIKEPPLVTANTILSILALDYPAHKISCYVSDDGASMLTFEALQETAEFAQKWVPFCKQFSVEPRAPEKYFSEKVDFLKDKIQTTYVKERRTMKREYEEFKVRINALVAKSMRIPAEGWSMKDETPWPGNNTKDHPSMIQIILGHYGGDNKDNELPSLVYISREKRPAFQHHTKAGAMNALLRVSAVLSNAPFVLNLDCNHYVNNSKVVREAMCFFMDIQLGNSIAFVQFPLRFDSLDRNDRYANKNTILFDINLRCLDGIQGPVYIGSGCIFRRKALNGFDPPKAAKRSQIVQVHSKQDENGEDESIIEAADEDKQLLQSDMNTEDKFGKSTLFMNSSLTEEGGVDPSSTQEALLKEAIHVMSCSYEDRTLWGYEVGMSYGSIAADTLTSLKMHTRGWRSIYCMPKRAAFRGTAPINLTERLNQVLRWAVGSLEILFSRHCPLWYGFKEGRLKVLQRIAYINSTVYPFSALPLTIYCIIPAICLLTDKFITPSVGTFASLVFISLFISIFASAILELRWSGVSLEEWWRNQQFWVIGSVSAHLFAIVQSLMGGFLSRLNAHFSIVSKTPDVDGEFNQLYTIRWTVLLIPPTTVTIINLIGIVAGFTDAINSGEHEWGILIGKLFFSSWVIAHLYPFLKGLMGRQNRTPTLIVIWSVLLASIFSLVWVRIDPFVMKTKGPDVKQCGISC, translated from the exons ATGGATGCTAAGAGTGGTCTTTTTGCAGGGTCTCTTAACAGCAATGAACTTGTTGTCATCCAAGAACACAATGAG CCTAAGACAGTGAAGAACTTGGATGGCCAAGTATGTGAGATATGTGGCGATTCTGTAGGGCGGACGGTAGATGGAGACTTATTTGTAGCTTGTGAAGAGTGTGGCTTCCCTGTCTGCAGGCCATGCTATGAGTATGAAAGAAGGGAAGGCACTCAAGTTTGCCCTCAGTGCCATACAAGATACAAGCGTATCAAAG GAAGTCCAAGAGTTGAgggagatgaagatgaagaagatatCGATGACATTGAATACGAATTTAAAATGGAGGAGGAAAGGTACAAGCTTAAGCATGAAGAGAGTATGCGTAGCAGAGATGACAATGAGAATACTAAATATGGGGAGCTGCCCTTATCTTCTCACA GTGGTGCAAATTTTGATAACAAGGAGAAAACAGATGATTGGAAGTTGCAACAAGGCAATCTGTTGATTGAAACTGATGCAGTTGATCCTGAAAAGGCCAT GAAAGATGAAACTAGACAGCCACTTTCAAGGAAAGTGGCAATACCTTCAGGAAGACTCAGCCCTTATAGAATGATGGTTGTGACTAGGCTTATCCTTCTAATACTCTTCTTTGAGTACAGAATCTTCCATCCAGTACCTGAAGCAATTGGACTTTGGTTCATATCTGTATCATGTGAAATCTGGCTCGCATTGTCATGGATGGTTGATCAAATTCCCAAATGGTTTCCCATTGATCGCGAGACATACCTTGATCGCCTTTCAGTCAG GTTTGAACCGGAAAACAAGCCGAACATGCTATCTCCAATTGATATCTTTGTAACAACTGCGGATCCAATCAAGGAACCACCTCTTGTTACAGCGAATACTATTCTTTCAATTTTGGCACTAGATTATCCTGCGCATAAAATCTCATGCTACGTTTCTGATGACGGTGCTTCCATGCTCACCTTTGAAGCTCTTCAAGAAACTGCTGAATTCGCGCAAAAATGGGTACCTTTTTGTAAACAATTCTCTGTAGAGCCTCGAGCACCAGAGAAGTATTTCTCTGAGAAGGTAGATTTTCTGAAGGATAAGATTCAGACCACATATGTAAAGGAACGCCGTACTATGAAG AGAGAATATGAAGAATTTAAGGTGAGAATCAATGCACTTGTGGCAAAATCCATGAGAATTCCTGCAGAAGGATGGAGTATGAAAGATGAGACACCATGGCCAGGAAACAATACAAAAGATCATCCAAGTATGATACAAATCATTCTTGGTCATTATGGAGGAGACAATAAAGATAACGAACTTCCGTCTCTTGTCTACATCTCTAGAGAGAAAAGGCCTGCATTTCAACATCACACAAAAGCTGGCGCAATGAATGCCTTG CTTCGCGTATCGGCTGTGTTGAGCAACGCTCCTTTTGTGCTCAACTTGGATTGTAATCATTATGTGAATAACAGCAAAGTTGTGAGAGAAGCCATGTGTTTCTTTATGGACATTCAACTAGGGAATAGCATTGCCTTTGTTCAGTTTCCTCTAAGATTTGATAGTCTTGATAGAAATGATCGTTATGCCAACAAAAACActattttatttgat ATTAACTTGAGGTGTTTAGATGGAATTCAAGGACCTGTTTATATTGGATCAGGTTGTATATTCAGAAGGAAAGCATTAAATGGCTTTGATCCTCCTAAGGCGGCAAAGCGCTCTCAAATCGTACAAGTACACTCAAAACAGGATGAAAATGGAGAGGATGAAAGCATTATAG aAGCAGCAGATGAAGACAAGCAGCTATTGCAATCAGATATGAATACTGAAGATAAATTTGGAAAGTCTACACTCTTCATGAATTCTTCATTAACAGAAGAAGGTGGTGTAGATCCTTCTTCAACCCAGGAAGCCTTGCTTAAAGAAGCCATTCATGTCATGAGTTGTAGCTACGAAGATCGAACACTTTGGGGATACGAg GTTGGTATGAGCTATGGATCTATAGCAGCAGATACTCTTACAAGTTTAAAGATGCATACTCGCGGTTGGAGATCGATATACTGCATGCCAAAGAGGGCTGCTTTTCGAGGAACAGCACCAATCAATCTTACAGAAAGACTTAACCAAGTACTTAGATGGGCCGTAGGATCACTTGAAATCCTATTCAGCCGCCACTGCCCATTATGGTATGGTTTTAAGGAAGGAAGACTCAAGGTTCTTCAAAGGATTGCCTATATTAACAGCACTGTCTACCCTTTTAGTGCATTACCTCTCACAATCTACTGTATCATTCCTGCCATCTGCTTGCTCACTGATAAATTCATCACACCATCG GTAGGAACTTTTGCAAGTCTAGTATTCATTTCTCTATTCATCTCAATCTTTGCTTCTGCCATTCTTGAACTAAGATGGAGTGGAGTTAGTCTTGAGGAATGGTGGAGAAATCAACAATTTTGGGTCATTGGAAGTGTATCAGCACATCTCTTTGCAATTGTACAAAGCCTAATGGGAGGATTCCTTAGTAGACTCAATGCACATTTCAGCATTGTATCGAAGACACCGGACGTCGATGGCGAGTTTAACCAATTATACACAATTAGATGGACAGTACTACTAATACCTCCAACCACAGTCACAATAATCAACCTTATTGGTATTGTTGCTGGTTTCACTGATGCTATAAATAGTGGAGAACATGAATGGGGAATATTGATTGGGAAATTGTTCTTTTCTTCATGGGTTATTGCTCACCTTTATCCTTTCCTTAAAGGACTAATGGGAAGACAAAATAGAACACCAACACTTATAGTTATTTGGTCTGTTCTTTTGGCTTCTATTTTCTCTTTGGTGTGGGTAAGAATTGACCCTTTTGTGATGAAAACTAAAGGGCCTGATGTTAAACAGTGTGGAATTAGTTGCTGA
- the LOC123895568 gene encoding cellulose synthase A catalytic subunit 7 [UDP-forming]-like isoform X4, whose amino-acid sequence MDAKSGLFAGSLNSNELVVIQEHNEPKTVKNLDGQVCEICGDSVGRTVDGDLFVACEECGFPVCRPCYEYERREGTQVCPQCHTRYKRIKGSPRVEGDEDEEDIDDIEYEFKMEEERYKLKHEESMRSRDDNENTKYGELPLSSHSGANFDNKEKTDDWKLQQGNLLIETDAVDPEKAMKDETRQPLSRKVAIPSGRLSPYRMMVVTRLILLILFFEYRIFHPVPEAIGLWFISVSCEIWLALSWMVDQIPKWFPIDRETYLDRLSVRFEPENKPNMLSPIDIFVTTADPIKEPPLVTANTILSILALDYPAHKISCYVSDDGASMLTFEALQETAEFAQKWVPFCKQFSVEPRAPEKYFSEKVDFLKDKIQTTYVKERRTMKREYEEFKVRINALVAKSMRIPAEGWSMKDETPWPGNNTKDHPSMIQIILGHYGGDNKDNELPSLVYISREKRPAFQHHTKAGAMNALLRVSAVLSNAPFVLNLDCNHYVNNSKVVREAMCFFMDIQLGNSIAFVQFPLRFDSLDRNDRYANKNTILFDINLRCLDGIQGPVYIGSGCIFRRKALNGFDPPKAAKRSQIVQVHSKQDENGEDESIIADEDKQLLQSDMNTEDKFGKSTLFMNSSLTEEGGVDPSSTQEALLKEAIHVMSCSYEDRTLWGYEVGMSYGSIAADTLTSLKMHTRGWRSIYCMPKRAAFRGTAPINLTERLNQVLRWAVGSLEILFSRHCPLWYGFKEGRLKVLQRIAYINSTVYPFSALPLTIYCIIPAICLLTDKFITPSVGTFASLVFISLFISIFASAILELRWSGVSLEEWWRNQQFWVIGSVSAHLFAIVQSLMGGFLSRLNAHFSIVSKTPDVDGEFNQLYTIRWTVLLIPPTTVTIINLIGIVAGFTDAINSGEHEWGILIGKLFFSSWVIAHLYPFLKGLMGRQNRTPTLIVIWSVLLASIFSLVWVRIDPFVMKTKGPDVKQCGISC is encoded by the exons ATGGATGCTAAGAGTGGTCTTTTTGCAGGGTCTCTTAACAGCAATGAACTTGTTGTCATCCAAGAACACAATGAG CCTAAGACAGTGAAGAACTTGGATGGCCAAGTATGTGAGATATGTGGCGATTCTGTAGGGCGGACGGTAGATGGAGACTTATTTGTAGCTTGTGAAGAGTGTGGCTTCCCTGTCTGCAGGCCATGCTATGAGTATGAAAGAAGGGAAGGCACTCAAGTTTGCCCTCAGTGCCATACAAGATACAAGCGTATCAAAG GAAGTCCAAGAGTTGAgggagatgaagatgaagaagatatCGATGACATTGAATACGAATTTAAAATGGAGGAGGAAAGGTACAAGCTTAAGCATGAAGAGAGTATGCGTAGCAGAGATGACAATGAGAATACTAAATATGGGGAGCTGCCCTTATCTTCTCACA GTGGTGCAAATTTTGATAACAAGGAGAAAACAGATGATTGGAAGTTGCAACAAGGCAATCTGTTGATTGAAACTGATGCAGTTGATCCTGAAAAGGCCAT GAAAGATGAAACTAGACAGCCACTTTCAAGGAAAGTGGCAATACCTTCAGGAAGACTCAGCCCTTATAGAATGATGGTTGTGACTAGGCTTATCCTTCTAATACTCTTCTTTGAGTACAGAATCTTCCATCCAGTACCTGAAGCAATTGGACTTTGGTTCATATCTGTATCATGTGAAATCTGGCTCGCATTGTCATGGATGGTTGATCAAATTCCCAAATGGTTTCCCATTGATCGCGAGACATACCTTGATCGCCTTTCAGTCAG GTTTGAACCGGAAAACAAGCCGAACATGCTATCTCCAATTGATATCTTTGTAACAACTGCGGATCCAATCAAGGAACCACCTCTTGTTACAGCGAATACTATTCTTTCAATTTTGGCACTAGATTATCCTGCGCATAAAATCTCATGCTACGTTTCTGATGACGGTGCTTCCATGCTCACCTTTGAAGCTCTTCAAGAAACTGCTGAATTCGCGCAAAAATGGGTACCTTTTTGTAAACAATTCTCTGTAGAGCCTCGAGCACCAGAGAAGTATTTCTCTGAGAAGGTAGATTTTCTGAAGGATAAGATTCAGACCACATATGTAAAGGAACGCCGTACTATGAAG AGAGAATATGAAGAATTTAAGGTGAGAATCAATGCACTTGTGGCAAAATCCATGAGAATTCCTGCAGAAGGATGGAGTATGAAAGATGAGACACCATGGCCAGGAAACAATACAAAAGATCATCCAAGTATGATACAAATCATTCTTGGTCATTATGGAGGAGACAATAAAGATAACGAACTTCCGTCTCTTGTCTACATCTCTAGAGAGAAAAGGCCTGCATTTCAACATCACACAAAAGCTGGCGCAATGAATGCCTTG CTTCGCGTATCGGCTGTGTTGAGCAACGCTCCTTTTGTGCTCAACTTGGATTGTAATCATTATGTGAATAACAGCAAAGTTGTGAGAGAAGCCATGTGTTTCTTTATGGACATTCAACTAGGGAATAGCATTGCCTTTGTTCAGTTTCCTCTAAGATTTGATAGTCTTGATAGAAATGATCGTTATGCCAACAAAAACActattttatttgat ATTAACTTGAGGTGTTTAGATGGAATTCAAGGACCTGTTTATATTGGATCAGGTTGTATATTCAGAAGGAAAGCATTAAATGGCTTTGATCCTCCTAAGGCGGCAAAGCGCTCTCAAATCGTACAAGTACACTCAAAACAGGATGAAAATGGAGAGGATGAAAGCATTATAG CAGATGAAGACAAGCAGCTATTGCAATCAGATATGAATACTGAAGATAAATTTGGAAAGTCTACACTCTTCATGAATTCTTCATTAACAGAAGAAGGTGGTGTAGATCCTTCTTCAACCCAGGAAGCCTTGCTTAAAGAAGCCATTCATGTCATGAGTTGTAGCTACGAAGATCGAACACTTTGGGGATACGAg GTTGGTATGAGCTATGGATCTATAGCAGCAGATACTCTTACAAGTTTAAAGATGCATACTCGCGGTTGGAGATCGATATACTGCATGCCAAAGAGGGCTGCTTTTCGAGGAACAGCACCAATCAATCTTACAGAAAGACTTAACCAAGTACTTAGATGGGCCGTAGGATCACTTGAAATCCTATTCAGCCGCCACTGCCCATTATGGTATGGTTTTAAGGAAGGAAGACTCAAGGTTCTTCAAAGGATTGCCTATATTAACAGCACTGTCTACCCTTTTAGTGCATTACCTCTCACAATCTACTGTATCATTCCTGCCATCTGCTTGCTCACTGATAAATTCATCACACCATCG GTAGGAACTTTTGCAAGTCTAGTATTCATTTCTCTATTCATCTCAATCTTTGCTTCTGCCATTCTTGAACTAAGATGGAGTGGAGTTAGTCTTGAGGAATGGTGGAGAAATCAACAATTTTGGGTCATTGGAAGTGTATCAGCACATCTCTTTGCAATTGTACAAAGCCTAATGGGAGGATTCCTTAGTAGACTCAATGCACATTTCAGCATTGTATCGAAGACACCGGACGTCGATGGCGAGTTTAACCAATTATACACAATTAGATGGACAGTACTACTAATACCTCCAACCACAGTCACAATAATCAACCTTATTGGTATTGTTGCTGGTTTCACTGATGCTATAAATAGTGGAGAACATGAATGGGGAATATTGATTGGGAAATTGTTCTTTTCTTCATGGGTTATTGCTCACCTTTATCCTTTCCTTAAAGGACTAATGGGAAGACAAAATAGAACACCAACACTTATAGTTATTTGGTCTGTTCTTTTGGCTTCTATTTTCTCTTTGGTGTGGGTAAGAATTGACCCTTTTGTGATGAAAACTAAAGGGCCTGATGTTAAACAGTGTGGAATTAGTTGCTGA